Proteins from a single region of Streptomyces spectabilis:
- a CDS encoding glycerophosphodiester phosphodiesterase: MNFLTIGHRGVMGTEPENTLRSFVAAQAAGLDVIELDLHLSKDGALVVMHDADVRRTTDGSGPIAEKTLAELRELDAGLGERIPVFEEVLDAVRAPLQAEIKDVAAARALADVMHARDLVGRVEVLSFHDEAIAEIARLVPGVRTALVASRYGVDVVQRATAVGAATLVLNIRRLTLEIVEHARKADLRVIGWVVNTQDDLRLVRALQLDGATTDYPDIKRTGRFTA; this comes from the coding sequence TTGAACTTCCTCACCATCGGGCATCGCGGTGTCATGGGCACCGAACCCGAGAACACCTTGCGGTCGTTCGTCGCCGCCCAGGCCGCGGGCCTGGACGTCATCGAACTGGACCTGCACCTCAGCAAGGACGGCGCCCTCGTCGTCATGCACGACGCCGACGTGCGCCGCACCACCGACGGCTCCGGGCCCATCGCCGAGAAGACCCTCGCCGAGCTGCGCGAGCTCGACGCGGGTCTTGGCGAGCGGATCCCCGTCTTCGAGGAGGTCCTCGACGCCGTCCGGGCACCGCTGCAGGCCGAGATCAAGGACGTGGCGGCCGCGCGCGCCCTCGCCGACGTCATGCACGCGCGGGACCTGGTCGGCCGGGTGGAGGTGCTCTCCTTCCACGACGAGGCGATCGCCGAGATCGCCCGGCTCGTCCCCGGCGTGCGCACCGCGCTCGTCGCCAGCCGCTACGGCGTGGACGTGGTGCAGCGCGCCACCGCGGTCGGCGCCGCCACGCTGGTCCTGAACATCCGCCGGCTGACCCTGGAGATCGTCGAGCACGCGCGCAAGGCCGATCTCAGGGTCATCGGCTGGGTCGTGAACACCCAGGACGATCTGCGCCTGGTGCGCGCGCTCCAGCTCGACGGCGCGACGACGGACTACCCGGACATCAAACGGACGGGACGTTTCACCGCCTGA
- a CDS encoding DUF6421 family protein: MTEILVRTAADSPGASRDGRVVDHPAWPVLKGAVERIRPWQSKDGSIDFEREDAPSKADAGQAVDRLIAAVEELAPLLAHDAAYLTALVADLRKWADDGFRVPDFLDSLLAFHPAARREHGLQHLVVFPMYTQNGNPDRNFEAVVLRMVWPEWLAELERTRYDNPLFCGITFEDFTAGYDTNSAVLFPETIAVREAPERFTWGGIFCDREAARFRRVTEAAVDILGIELPDDIRAMVADQARCQEAFVLWDMVHDRTHSHGDLPFDPFMIKQRQPFWMYGLEELRCDLTAFKEAVKLEAEGVPQARDVQYAVLFDRMFRFPVTGDRVRNYDGVGGQLLFAYLHKHDVVRWTDNKLKIDWRRAPEITNQLCAEIEKLYRDGIDRPKLVHWLAGYQLVSSYLAPHPGSRWAKGPEALDTSLPPRKLVDDVLPDEFPLSMFYEALSKKLKHVIASTKGITAESGAETVAA; this comes from the coding sequence ATGACGGAAATTCTTGTGCGGACGGCGGCGGACAGCCCTGGGGCTTCCCGTGACGGACGTGTGGTGGACCACCCGGCCTGGCCGGTGCTCAAGGGTGCCGTCGAGCGGATCAGGCCCTGGCAGTCCAAGGACGGCTCGATCGACTTCGAGCGCGAGGACGCGCCGTCGAAGGCCGACGCCGGGCAGGCGGTCGACCGCCTCATAGCCGCGGTCGAGGAGCTGGCCCCGCTGCTCGCCCACGACGCCGCGTACCTCACGGCGCTGGTGGCCGACCTGCGGAAGTGGGCCGACGACGGCTTCCGGGTGCCGGACTTCCTCGACTCGCTGCTCGCCTTCCACCCGGCGGCCCGGCGCGAGCACGGCCTGCAGCACCTCGTGGTCTTCCCCATGTACACGCAGAACGGCAACCCGGACCGCAACTTCGAAGCGGTCGTGCTGCGCATGGTGTGGCCCGAGTGGCTCGCCGAGCTCGAGCGCACGCGCTACGACAACCCGCTGTTCTGCGGCATCACCTTCGAGGACTTCACGGCCGGGTACGACACGAACTCGGCGGTGCTCTTCCCGGAGACGATCGCCGTGCGCGAGGCCCCCGAGCGCTTCACCTGGGGCGGCATCTTCTGCGACCGCGAGGCCGCCCGCTTCCGCCGGGTCACCGAGGCCGCCGTGGACATCCTCGGCATCGAGCTGCCGGACGACATTCGCGCCATGGTCGCCGACCAGGCCCGCTGCCAGGAGGCGTTCGTCCTGTGGGACATGGTCCACGACCGCACCCACAGCCACGGCGACCTGCCCTTCGACCCCTTCATGATCAAGCAGCGGCAGCCGTTCTGGATGTACGGCCTGGAGGAGCTGCGGTGTGACCTCACCGCCTTCAAGGAGGCCGTGAAGCTGGAGGCCGAGGGCGTGCCCCAGGCCCGTGACGTGCAGTACGCGGTGCTCTTCGACCGGATGTTCCGCTTCCCGGTCACCGGCGACCGCGTGCGCAACTACGACGGCGTCGGCGGCCAGCTGCTCTTCGCGTACCTGCACAAGCACGACGTCGTCCGCTGGACCGACAACAAGCTGAAGATCGACTGGCGGCGCGCCCCGGAGATCACCAACCAGCTCTGCGCGGAGATCGAGAAGCTCTACCGCGACGGCATCGACCGGCCCAAGCTCGTGCACTGGCTGGCCGGCTACCAGCTGGTTTCCTCCTATCTCGCCCCGCACCCCGGCTCGCGCTGGGCCAAGGGCCCGGAGGCCTTGGACACGTCGCTCCCGCCGCGCAAACTGGTCGACGACGTGCTTCCCGACGAATTTCCGCTCAGCATGTTCTATGAGGCGCTCTCCAAGAAGCTCAAGCACGTGATCGCCTCCACCAAGGGGATCACCGCTGAGTCCGGCGCCGAGACGGTGGCCGCGTGA
- a CDS encoding GNAT family N-acetyltransferase — protein sequence MATAPHPSTHGDLTFRDATEADVDALVGLIESAYRGDDSRAGWTTEADILDGRRTDPEGVVEVIASPDSKLLAVEREGRIVACCQLEHRGDHVYFGMFAVSPALQGAGLGKAIMAEAERTARTTWGAREMHMTVISVRDELIAWYERRGYRRTGKMSPFPYGDERFGIPQRDDLQFELLVKQIG from the coding sequence ATGGCGACCGCCCCGCACCCGAGCACGCACGGCGACCTCACCTTCCGGGACGCCACCGAAGCCGACGTGGACGCCCTGGTCGGGCTGATCGAGTCGGCGTACCGCGGTGACGACAGCCGTGCCGGGTGGACCACCGAGGCGGACATCCTCGACGGCCGGCGCACCGACCCCGAGGGCGTCGTCGAGGTCATCGCCTCGCCGGACAGCAAGCTGCTCGCCGTGGAGCGCGAGGGCCGCATCGTGGCCTGCTGCCAGCTCGAACACCGCGGGGACCACGTCTACTTCGGGATGTTCGCCGTCAGCCCGGCGCTCCAGGGCGCGGGCCTGGGCAAGGCGATCATGGCGGAGGCGGAGCGGACCGCGCGGACCACGTGGGGCGCCCGTGAGATGCACATGACCGTGATCTCCGTACGGGACGAACTCATCGCCTGGTACGAGCGGCGCGGCTACCGCCGTACGGGAAAGATGAGCCCCTTCCCGTACGGCGACGAGCGCTTTGGCATTCCGCAGCGCGACGACCTGCAGTTCGAGCTCTTGGTGAAGCAGATCGGCTGA
- a CDS encoding lysophospholipid acyltransferase family protein, giving the protein MFYALFRCVVLIPVLRWLFRPRVEGLANVPARGAAIVAGNHQSFCDQFLLGVTLRRRINFLAKKEYFTGKGLRGRLAAAFFRGIGAIPVDRSGNGAGQAGVEAGLGVLDQGGVLGIFPEGTRSHDGRLYKGKVGVAAMALRSGAPVIPCAMIGTFEAQPAGRRVPSIVPITLRFGRPLDFSKYAGMEDQRAALRAATDEIMYAILELSGQEYVDTYAMEAKAAAQAQELARRTRRRAGQPPADAPTHG; this is encoded by the coding sequence ATGTTCTATGCCTTGTTCAGGTGCGTCGTCCTGATACCGGTGCTGCGGTGGCTGTTCCGGCCGCGCGTCGAGGGGCTCGCCAACGTCCCGGCCCGCGGCGCGGCGATCGTGGCGGGGAACCACCAGTCGTTCTGCGACCAGTTCCTGCTGGGCGTGACGCTGCGGCGGCGCATCAACTTCCTTGCCAAGAAGGAGTACTTCACGGGCAAGGGCCTGCGGGGCCGCCTCGCCGCCGCGTTCTTCCGGGGCATCGGCGCGATCCCCGTGGACCGGTCGGGCAACGGCGCCGGGCAGGCCGGCGTCGAGGCCGGGCTCGGCGTGCTCGACCAGGGCGGTGTGCTCGGCATCTTCCCCGAGGGCACGCGCTCGCACGACGGACGCCTCTACAAGGGCAAGGTGGGCGTCGCGGCGATGGCGCTGCGGTCCGGCGCGCCCGTGATCCCGTGCGCCATGATCGGCACGTTCGAGGCCCAGCCCGCGGGCCGCCGGGTGCCGAGCATCGTGCCGATCACCCTGCGCTTCGGCAGGCCGCTCGACTTCTCCAAGTACGCGGGCATGGAGGACCAGCGCGCCGCGCTGCGGGCCGCCACGGACGAGATCATGTACGCGATCCTGGAGCTCTCGGGCCAGGAGTACGTCGACACGTACGCCATGGAGGCCAAGGCGGCGGCCCAGGCCCAGGAGCTGGCGCGCCGCACCCGCAGGCGGGCGGGTCAACCCCCGGCCGACGCGCCCACCCACGGGTGA
- a CDS encoding transglutaminase-like domain-containing protein, whose product MELIQENPDLSAYLAADEAIDHTHPVVRETAARLAETSADSYVYARAAYEFVRDTIPHSADAGDPRVTWRASDVLERRTGICHAKAHALTALLRAEDIPTALCYQRLLHDDDSAFALHGLVAVRLDGAWHRQDARGNKPGVDARFSLGGERLAFPVDAAAGEVDYPTLYAEPNPVMLEVLKSAPDRAYLWERLPEELPPGT is encoded by the coding sequence ATGGAGCTGATCCAGGAGAACCCAGATCTTTCCGCCTATCTCGCGGCGGACGAGGCCATCGATCACACGCACCCCGTGGTCCGGGAGACCGCCGCGCGCCTGGCCGAGACCAGCGCCGACTCATACGTATACGCCCGCGCGGCCTATGAGTTCGTCCGCGACACCATCCCGCACTCCGCCGACGCCGGGGATCCGCGCGTGACGTGGCGCGCCTCCGACGTCCTCGAACGGCGCACCGGCATCTGCCACGCCAAGGCGCACGCCCTCACCGCGCTGCTGCGCGCCGAGGACATCCCCACGGCCCTGTGCTACCAGCGGCTCCTTCACGACGACGACAGCGCCTTCGCGCTCCACGGCCTCGTCGCCGTGCGCCTCGACGGGGCCTGGCACCGCCAGGACGCGCGGGGCAACAAGCCCGGTGTGGACGCGCGGTTCTCCCTCGGCGGCGAGCGGCTCGCCTTCCCGGTGGACGCGGCCGCCGGCGAGGTCGACTACCCGACGCTGTACGCCGAGCCGAACCCGGTGATGCTGGAGGTCCTGAAGTCGGCCCCCGACCGCGCCTACCTCTGGGAGAGGCTGCCGGAGGAGCTGCCGCCCGGCACGTGA
- a CDS encoding FUSC family protein → MSSPPPRTPSRPSLRAHARRLPLAGVLRLGKPSDIWFKPATSVLVAMAIPHLTLLALGRLDLVMYTMAGSLCALYAHQLPYAARARALAWVVVGMAASVAVALTTAALAPGAVVLVAVGALLAAAQKALCDATRIGPPGHLILTFVSSASLFAPQHPGQVPGHLALTLGAGAVAWLVGMAPAPLRPHGPERRATARALRAAAAYADVVAADAGGSAADRARAAATDAVHAAWQSLHATRTDPTRAALHRLAARAEGTLAAPAAGDPARLRALAGALRGTGTVPGAGAAAPHPSLERAEAAEAALPLWRRLAPGSPLLPVALRTGVGCALAGYAALALGVGRPYWALVTAASLYQANVTLTWSRGVQRVVGNVVGVVAFAALVPLAHHGHAALIVCGLLCAFGAEALISRNYWLGCVCVTPMALLVTEFGRFQDPGALIADRVVDTLLGALLGLVAAVAVTNRRAADHIEHALAAAERARAHAERALSGPAPDLPRARRRLTASLVALRAAHDTAAGEWWQRELPARRVADAERAGHRTLAATVRGGPLPAEGARP, encoded by the coding sequence ATGGCGATCCCGCATCTGACGCTGCTCGCCCTCGGCCGCCTGGACCTCGTGATGTACACGATGGCCGGGTCCCTCTGCGCCCTGTACGCCCACCAACTGCCGTACGCCGCGCGGGCCCGCGCCCTCGCCTGGGTCGTCGTGGGGATGGCCGCGAGCGTGGCGGTCGCCCTGACCACCGCGGCGCTCGCGCCCGGCGCGGTGGTGCTCGTGGCGGTGGGCGCGCTGCTCGCCGCCGCCCAGAAGGCGCTCTGCGACGCCACCCGCATCGGCCCGCCCGGCCATCTGATCCTCACCTTCGTCAGCTCCGCGAGCCTGTTCGCACCGCAGCACCCGGGCCAGGTGCCCGGCCATCTCGCCCTGACGCTCGGCGCCGGGGCCGTGGCCTGGCTCGTCGGCATGGCGCCCGCGCCGCTGCGCCCGCACGGCCCGGAGCGGCGCGCCACCGCCCGGGCCCTGCGCGCGGCCGCCGCGTACGCGGACGTCGTTGCGGCCGACGCGGGCGGATCCGCGGCCGACCGGGCCCGTGCCGCCGCCACGGACGCCGTCCACGCCGCCTGGCAGTCCCTGCACGCCACCCGCACCGATCCGACCCGGGCCGCGCTGCACCGCCTCGCGGCGAGGGCCGAGGGAACCCTCGCCGCGCCCGCGGCCGGTGATCCCGCGCGGCTGCGGGCCCTGGCAGGGGCGCTGCGCGGCACGGGAACCGTCCCGGGCGCCGGCGCCGCGGCCCCGCACCCTTCGCTGGAACGGGCCGAGGCGGCCGAGGCCGCGCTGCCGCTGTGGCGGCGGCTCGCGCCCGGGTCGCCGCTGCTGCCCGTCGCGCTGCGCACCGGCGTGGGCTGCGCCCTCGCCGGGTACGCGGCGCTCGCCCTCGGAGTCGGCCGCCCCTACTGGGCGCTGGTCACCGCCGCGTCCCTCTACCAGGCCAACGTCACCCTGACCTGGAGCCGCGGTGTGCAGCGCGTCGTCGGCAACGTCGTGGGCGTGGTCGCCTTCGCCGCGCTCGTGCCGCTCGCGCACCACGGCCACGCCGCGCTGATCGTGTGCGGGCTGCTCTGCGCCTTCGGCGCGGAGGCGCTCATCTCCCGCAACTACTGGCTCGGCTGTGTGTGCGTGACACCGATGGCGCTGCTCGTCACCGAGTTCGGCCGCTTCCAGGACCCCGGCGCGCTGATCGCCGACCGCGTCGTGGACACCCTGCTCGGCGCGCTGCTCGGCCTCGTCGCCGCCGTGGCCGTCACCAACCGGAGGGCCGCCGACCACATCGAGCACGCCCTGGCCGCCGCGGAGCGGGCCCGCGCCCACGCCGAACGCGCCCTGTCCGGGCCCGCACCCGACCTGCCCCGGGCCCGGCGCCGTCTGACCGCGAGCCTCGTCGCCCTGCGCGCCGCCCACGACACGGCCGCGGGCGAGTGGTGGCAGCGCGAGCTCCCCGCCCGCCGGGTGGCCGACGCCGAGCGCGCCGGGCACCGTACGCTCGCGGCTACGGTACGTGGTGGGCCGCTGCCCGCCGAGGGCGCGCGGCCGTGA
- a CDS encoding VOC family protein: MVHVLSSRILLRPTDPERSRTFYGTDLGLAVHREFGTGPERGTVYFLGGGFLEVSGRSAEPPSPGLQLWLQVADADAAHEDLAARGVEILRPPVKEPWGLVEMWIADPDGVRIAVVEVPEDHPLRYRP; the protein is encoded by the coding sequence ATGGTGCACGTACTCAGCAGCAGAATCCTCCTGCGCCCCACCGACCCGGAGCGCTCACGGACCTTCTACGGCACGGACCTCGGCCTCGCCGTCCACCGCGAGTTCGGCACGGGGCCCGAACGCGGCACGGTGTACTTCCTCGGCGGGGGCTTCCTCGAGGTCTCCGGCCGCTCCGCGGAACCGCCGTCACCCGGCCTCCAGTTGTGGCTCCAGGTCGCGGACGCGGACGCCGCGCACGAGGACCTCGCCGCGCGCGGCGTGGAGATCCTCCGGCCGCCGGTCAAGGAGCCCTGGGGCCTCGTCGAGATGTGGATCGCCGACCCGGACGGCGTGCGCATCGCGGTGGTGGAGGTCCCGGAGGACCATCCGCTGCGCTATCGCCCCTAG
- a CDS encoding threonine aldolase family protein, whose amino-acid sequence MNPPKTDARRHHDPGVRGFASDNYAGAHPEVMAALALANGGHQVAYGEDEYTDHLQQVIRGHFGAGAEAFPVFNGTGANVVALQAVTDRWGAVICAESAHINVDEGGAPERMGGLKLLTVPTPDGKLTPELIDRQAFGWEDEHRAMPQVVSLAQNTELGTLYSVDEIRAIVEHAHGLGMLVHVDGARLANAAASLDVPMRTFTNAVGVDILSLGGTKNGALFGEAVVVLNRDAVRHMKHLRKLSMQLASKMRFVSVQFEALLTKDLWLRNARHANEMAQRLAEGVRAVHGVEILYPVQANAVFARLPHDVSERLQKRFRFYFWDEAAGDVRWMCAFDTTEDDVDAFVAALKEEMAR is encoded by the coding sequence GTGAACCCTCCGAAGACCGACGCCAGGCGGCATCACGACCCCGGCGTCCGCGGCTTCGCGAGCGACAACTACGCGGGCGCCCACCCGGAGGTCATGGCCGCGCTCGCGCTCGCCAACGGCGGCCACCAGGTCGCCTACGGCGAGGACGAGTACACCGACCACCTCCAGCAGGTCATCCGCGGCCACTTCGGCGCGGGCGCCGAGGCGTTCCCGGTCTTCAACGGCACCGGTGCCAACGTCGTCGCCCTGCAGGCGGTCACCGACCGCTGGGGCGCGGTGATCTGTGCGGAGAGCGCGCACATCAACGTGGACGAGGGCGGCGCCCCCGAGCGCATGGGCGGTCTGAAGCTGCTCACCGTGCCGACGCCGGACGGCAAGCTCACCCCCGAGCTGATCGACCGGCAGGCGTTCGGCTGGGAGGACGAGCACCGCGCGATGCCGCAGGTGGTCTCGCTCGCGCAGAACACCGAACTGGGCACCCTGTACTCGGTGGACGAGATACGCGCGATCGTCGAACACGCCCACGGGCTCGGCATGCTGGTGCACGTCGACGGCGCCCGCCTGGCCAACGCGGCCGCCTCGCTCGACGTGCCGATGCGCACGTTCACGAACGCCGTCGGCGTCGACATCCTCTCGCTGGGCGGCACGAAGAACGGCGCGCTGTTCGGTGAGGCCGTCGTCGTCCTCAACCGCGACGCGGTGCGCCACATGAAGCACCTGCGCAAGCTGTCCATGCAGCTCGCCTCCAAGATGCGCTTCGTCTCGGTGCAGTTCGAGGCGCTGCTCACCAAGGACCTGTGGCTGCGCAACGCCCGGCACGCCAACGAGATGGCCCAGCGCCTGGCCGAGGGCGTCCGCGCGGTGCACGGTGTGGAGATCCTCTACCCCGTGCAGGCCAACGCCGTCTTCGCGCGCCTGCCGCACGACGTCAGCGAGCGCCTGCAGAAGCGGTTCCGCTTCTACTTCTGGGACGAGGCCGCGGGCGACGTCCGCTGGATGTGCGCCTTCGACACCACGGAGGACGACGTCGACGCCTTCGTGGCGGCCCTGAAGGAGGAGATGGCGCGCTAG
- a CDS encoding glycosyl hydrolase family 95 catalytic domain-containing protein, which produces MTPISRRAFVAGASGALVAAGSPVAWAAPAGAPRADAHGALLRDAAMVWKRLPRGWQEGPFLGNGFLAAHVYAEPGEGNVLRFMVNHSHVQDQRGQWEAAIGYSRLGVGFLTLTFAGTVTGVDWRLDLDDAELAGTVTTTRGSVAFSALILSHEDVLLVSTEPSAGEEATAWGFTALPSRTTRTVRVPPDYTANPDPATGPGLVEQPLHAGGGYTTAWRERRSGTRRLLAATIAYGHPDSTGRQRALRTVDKALDGSAEAAVARHRRWWHAFHRRSFVSVPDKKLQRFYWIQLYKLACATRADGPVTPVFGPWFPERGNNWTSIWWNTNVQVTYPLADGSNHRELDAVTPTFARDHANLETNVRPELRDGETYALCHPGDWRLRSGPRYVGVPGVSPNDHTGNLVWALHNAWVSYRHHMDDDVLRHVIRPVLAKAVRYYARHLTEGSDGRLHLPETRSPEYANAADCTYDLSLLRWGVTALLDSVRRLRLRDPDEQRWRDIRDRLVPYHRDQNGVMIGAGVPLADSHRHFSHLLWLHPLQEGLDRRSFDHWAGRQDRWHGYSYAAAASMETLFGEPERALRHLRFFVDGNVTDNCALTPNTMYREGSNFALESPVAAARSLLDMVTQSHGGVVKVFPAVSEGWRDVSLQQVRTQGAFLVDASRRAGRTEWIRVRGEAGEPLRLRHGIAGEIDVRDERGRHLPYRGSDVISVPLRRGQTALVTPKGARPAPGPRDVPGNATEPAWGLP; this is translated from the coding sequence ATGACCCCCATCTCACGGCGCGCCTTCGTCGCAGGCGCCTCCGGAGCCCTCGTCGCGGCGGGCTCGCCCGTCGCCTGGGCCGCACCCGCGGGGGCGCCCCGCGCGGACGCGCACGGCGCGCTCCTGCGGGACGCCGCCATGGTGTGGAAGAGGCTCCCGCGCGGCTGGCAGGAGGGGCCGTTCCTCGGCAACGGCTTCCTCGCCGCCCACGTGTACGCCGAGCCCGGCGAGGGCAACGTCCTGCGCTTCATGGTCAACCACTCCCACGTACAGGACCAGCGCGGCCAGTGGGAGGCCGCGATCGGCTACTCCCGGCTCGGCGTCGGGTTCCTGACGCTCACCTTCGCCGGGACGGTCACCGGCGTCGACTGGCGCCTCGACCTGGACGACGCCGAACTCGCCGGCACCGTCACCACCACCCGCGGCAGCGTCGCCTTCTCCGCCCTGATCCTCAGCCACGAGGACGTCCTGCTGGTCTCGACCGAGCCGAGCGCGGGCGAGGAGGCGACGGCGTGGGGCTTCACCGCGCTGCCCTCGCGCACCACCCGCACCGTCCGGGTCCCGCCCGACTACACCGCCAACCCCGACCCCGCCACCGGCCCCGGCCTCGTCGAGCAGCCGCTGCACGCGGGCGGCGGCTACACCACGGCCTGGCGCGAGCGGCGCTCCGGCACCCGACGCCTCCTCGCGGCCACCATCGCGTACGGACACCCGGACTCCACCGGCCGGCAGCGGGCGCTCCGGACCGTCGACAAGGCGCTGGACGGCTCGGCCGAGGCTGCCGTGGCCCGCCACCGTCGCTGGTGGCACGCCTTCCACCGGCGCAGCTTCGTGTCCGTGCCCGACAAGAAGCTCCAGCGCTTCTACTGGATCCAGCTCTACAAGCTGGCGTGCGCGACCCGCGCCGACGGGCCCGTCACACCGGTCTTCGGACCGTGGTTCCCGGAGCGGGGCAACAACTGGACGAGCATCTGGTGGAACACCAACGTCCAGGTGACGTATCCGCTTGCCGACGGCTCCAACCACCGCGAACTCGACGCCGTCACACCGACGTTCGCCCGCGACCACGCGAACCTGGAGACCAACGTCCGCCCGGAGCTGCGCGACGGCGAGACCTACGCGCTGTGCCACCCCGGCGACTGGCGGCTGCGCTCCGGACCGCGCTACGTCGGCGTGCCCGGCGTGAGCCCCAACGACCACACGGGCAATCTCGTCTGGGCCCTGCACAACGCGTGGGTCAGCTACCGCCACCACATGGACGACGACGTCCTGCGGCACGTCATCCGGCCGGTCCTGGCCAAGGCGGTCCGCTACTACGCGCGGCACCTCACCGAGGGCTCCGACGGCAGACTGCACCTGCCCGAGACCCGCTCGCCCGAGTACGCCAACGCGGCCGACTGCACCTACGACCTCTCGCTGCTGCGGTGGGGCGTCACCGCTCTGCTCGACTCCGTGCGGCGGCTGCGCCTGCGGGACCCGGACGAGCAGCGGTGGCGGGACATCCGCGACCGCCTGGTCCCGTACCACCGGGATCAGAACGGGGTCATGATCGGCGCCGGGGTCCCGCTCGCCGACTCGCACCGCCACTTCTCCCACCTGCTGTGGCTCCACCCCCTGCAAGAAGGCCTCGACCGGCGCAGCTTCGACCACTGGGCCGGCCGACAGGACCGCTGGCACGGCTACAGCTACGCGGCGGCCGCCTCCATGGAGACGCTCTTCGGCGAGCCGGAGCGGGCCCTGCGGCACCTGCGGTTCTTCGTGGACGGCAACGTCACCGACAACTGCGCCCTCACGCCCAACACCATGTACCGCGAGGGCTCCAACTTCGCCCTGGAGAGCCCCGTCGCGGCGGCCCGTTCCCTGCTCGACATGGTGACGCAGAGCCATGGGGGAGTGGTGAAGGTCTTCCCCGCGGTGTCCGAAGGCTGGCGGGACGTGAGCCTCCAACAGGTCCGCACCCAGGGCGCGTTCCTCGTCGACGCCTCGCGGCGCGCCGGGCGCACGGAGTGGATCCGGGTGCGCGGCGAGGCCGGGGAACCGCTGCGCCTTCGGCACGGCATCGCCGGGGAGATCGACGTACGCGACGAGCGGGGACGGCACCTGCCGTACCGGGGGAGCGACGTGATCAGCGTGCCGTTGCGGCGCGGGCAGACGGCCCTGGTCACCCCGAAGGGCGCCCGCCCGGCGCCAGGGCCCCGTGACGTGCCGGGCAACGCGACCGAACCGGCCTGGGGGCTGCCGTAG
- a CDS encoding MarR family winged helix-turn-helix transcriptional regulator — translation MTSGYGRAGAGDTVAAVVRQWQQVHPGVDTAPMEIIGRINRCAALLQQAEDAPLRRAGLTRPEFDLLGALRRTGHELTPGELARETFSSGAAVTKRLKQLQERALIDRRPDTRDRRVTHVRLTDAGRDLVDAVLPDQLAYETTVLAGLAGDGQERLGTLLGELLGQLEGRLGLPRG, via the coding sequence ATGACGAGTGGGTACGGCCGGGCGGGTGCGGGCGACACGGTGGCCGCGGTGGTGCGCCAGTGGCAGCAGGTGCATCCGGGCGTCGACACCGCGCCGATGGAGATCATCGGCCGCATCAACCGCTGTGCGGCCCTCCTCCAGCAGGCGGAGGACGCCCCGCTGCGCCGGGCGGGCCTGACCCGCCCGGAGTTCGACCTGCTCGGCGCCCTGCGCCGCACCGGCCACGAGCTGACCCCCGGCGAGCTGGCCCGCGAGACCTTCTCCTCGGGCGCGGCGGTCACCAAGCGCCTCAAGCAGCTCCAGGAGCGCGCCCTGATCGACCGCCGCCCCGACACGCGCGACCGCCGCGTCACGCACGTCCGCCTCACCGACGCGGGCCGCGACCTCGTCGACGCGGTCCTGCCCGACCAGCTGGCGTACGAGACGACGGTGCTCGCGGGCCTCGCGGGCGACGGCCAGGAGCGCCTCGGGACGCTCCTGGGCGAGCTGCTCGGCCAGCTGGAGGGACGGCTCGGGCTCCCGCGCGGCTGA
- a CDS encoding SDR family NAD(P)-dependent oxidoreductase — protein sequence MSALDGAVIAVAGAAGPAGRATLLRLAEAGATVVASDADASRLAEAVDAARYAHGGATVTGDTVDLLDLGAARAWADRTEKEYGRIDGLVHLVGGWRGSSSFADTDLGDWDVLEDLLIRTVQHTSLAFQGGLQRGGNGRYLLISAAGASKPTAGNAAYAAAKAAAEAWTLALGDAFRKEGGEEGPRAAAAILIVKALVHDAMRAERPNAKFAGFTDVKELAEAIAGVWERPASDVNGKRLWLTEKP from the coding sequence ATGTCCGCACTCGACGGAGCCGTGATCGCGGTGGCGGGGGCCGCTGGGCCCGCAGGGCGGGCCACCCTGCTGCGCCTCGCGGAGGCCGGGGCGACCGTGGTCGCATCCGACGCCGACGCCTCGCGCCTCGCGGAGGCCGTGGACGCGGCGCGCTACGCGCACGGCGGCGCCACGGTCACCGGTGACACGGTGGACCTGCTCGACCTCGGCGCCGCCCGCGCCTGGGCCGACCGCACGGAGAAGGAGTACGGCCGCATCGACGGCCTGGTGCACCTCGTCGGCGGCTGGCGCGGCAGCTCCTCCTTCGCCGACACCGACCTCGGCGACTGGGACGTCCTCGAAGACCTCCTGATCCGTACGGTGCAGCACACGTCGCTCGCCTTCCAGGGCGGCCTCCAGCGCGGCGGCAACGGCCGCTACCTGCTGATCAGCGCCGCGGGCGCCAGCAAGCCGACCGCGGGCAACGCGGCGTACGCGGCGGCGAAGGCCGCGGCCGAGGCCTGGACGCTCGCGCTCGGCGACGCCTTCCGCAAGGAGGGGGGCGAGGAGGGCCCGCGCGCCGCGGCTGCCATCCTGATCGTGAAGGCGCTGGTGCACGACGCGATGCGCGCGGAGCGCCCCAACGCGAAGTTCGCGGGCTTCACCGACGTCAAGGAGCTGGCCGAGGCCATCGCCGGCGTCTGGGAGCGACCCGCATCGGATGTGAACGGGAAACGTCTGTGGCTGACCGAGAAGCCGTGA